The segment ACGTAACCTTTTTCACATTCTTTACAGTGGCCACCACCTCCTCGATAGGCTTAGTTACTATAGTTTCCATCTCTTCAGAAGCCACGCCTTCGTAAGTAGTAACTACTGACATCACGGGATAGGTTATATCGGGCATTAAGTCGAGCCCCAGATTGCTCAAAGAAATAACACCAACCACTACAACAATTAGAATGAGCATGGTTATAGTTACCGGGCGTTCAACAGAAAATTCAGGTAGCCTCATCAGATCCCTCCAAAAATGGGGTCAACTCTGTTTTTTCCAGCAGCTTCATCAGATGCCTTCTACTTCTACTTTTGCTCCATCTATCAAGCCGTAATTGCCTTCAATTACCACACTCTCCCCTTCACTTAATCCCTCAACAATCTCTATTTTTTCTTCATCGCTAATGCCAGTCTTGACCTCTCTTAATTTAGCACGATCGTCCTCAACAGTAAACAGAATCGTCCTCCCTTCTTTTTCCAGGACGGAAATTCTGGGCACAACCAATACATTACTATGTTCATTATAGATTATCTCTACATCAGCAAACATTCCCGGCTTCAACCTATGATCCTTATTCTCAATTTCCAGCTCAACCTTCAGTTTTCTACTCCTGAGGTCCACCGCGGGAGCAACTTTCACCACTCTACCCAGAAAATTTTCTTCCGGGTAGGCATCCACAGAGACGCGCACCTTCTCTCCTTTTCTCAATTTGGTAATATCTTTCTCTCCCACATTCACTACTATCTTAACTTTATCCATATAGGCAATATTGACAACAGGCTCTTGAGGCATCGGTTCCTGGGGGATGACTGAGTCGCCTATATCCACATAGTATCTGATTACTGTGCCCTCAAT is part of the bacterium genome and harbors:
- a CDS encoding efflux RND transporter periplasmic adaptor subunit; translation: MKGKRVVLILVLLVVGMVAYRIVKYNMAKRNIKESVEEKVTPIKTVQAGKGDIEEIISLNGDIRGLREVDVYTRVSGKLIKKIKEEGDSVKKGEIVALIDRDEPALGFTKAEVKSPIEGTVIRYYVDIGDSVIPQEPMPQEPVVNIAYMDKVKIVVNVGEKDITKLRKGEKVRVSVDAYPEENFLGRVVKVAPAVDLRSRKLKVELEIENKDHRLKPGMFADVEIIYNEHSNVLVVPRISVLEKEGRTILFTVEDDRAKLREVKTGISDEEKIEIVEGLSEGESVVIEGNYGLIDGAKVEVEGI